The genomic window TTCCTACAATTATTACTAATCAGACTCAAAGTTtgttatttaactaaaaaaaatagttttttaacttaaaaaataccTATTTGATGGGATGAGAAAATACTTATTTTGTAAGATAAATTTAAGGTAttttgagtatatatatatatattttttaatattatgagaggcaattggaaattaaaaaaaaaaaaagaggaacttTTATCACATGCACACAATACCTTTTTGCTACCcctttaataatttattttttttctcttacaaATGAATACTaccattttaaatttttaaataatgaattataatatttgaaaaactcaCACAAATCtcagtttattttaaaatttatactgataatataaaaattatagggaacacaataaaagcaaaaatatttttattttaatagatatCATAAAATATTGACGTTCATATTATCAGTAATGaacaaattctattttatttttatttaaaaataaaaaataactcttGGCCTCTTGGCCTCTGAATGTGCTCCCTAAAGAATAAAGCATATTCTTTTGTACATGCCTTTTGGGCCCAGAGTCTATAGATATACGGGTTGATCATGTGTTGTCTTCAATCTTATCACCAGTCTTGTACAGATTCTTTCAACAActcttcaatttcaaaattgatcTGATTGATTCCCTGCTGCAGATTGCATAAGGTTGGTTTTGCAGACCTGGGCATATTTCTTCCCTACTTAAAGCATCCTCCATTTTGAACATGATCAGGGTATTCCAGAGATCCAGGGCTTCAGCCTCATCAGCCTTCTGGGCTCACCATCATCACACTCTCAGGATGGGGAGATGAGAAATGTTCTTCTGTTCCAACCTGAAACCAGAGATTATAAGAGCACGGAACCATATGTTGTTAATCTGCATTGTTTTAGTAAACTAAAGGTGGTTATGGGTATTCTGAAACCTGAATAAGtcatattattatttacatgtaTACAAAGATATGGCAGAAAACAGGATTCTTAGCAAACTAGCAAACCGAAGAGGATGGAAATTTCTTAGTTTCTATAGAAACATCGAGTGCATTACACAaattaaggtaaaaataaaagaaacacaGAAAACTCCAACAACATCGACATCCCAACATCTGACTTGGTAAGAGCTTGAAAACCATACCCCTTGGTGATTCTTAGTAGAAGCAAAGATTCTAAATGAACAGATTGGAGGTTTTCTAGCATGGCGGAAAAGcaaggaaaatagaggacaagGAAGTTCTGCACCAATTGCTTGGAATTGAAGAAATTGAAGGGGAGGAGGATACAAAAGTAGTCAAGAAAATCTTGGCCTTAGTTCAGATCTTCCATACTGTTTTTACACAATGAATATACCAAAATGGACTTGACTAACACACAGGTTCCACTATTACTAGGTGAATTGGTGTGGCTTTTTTCCTCTCTCTGAAGTatgaattaaaacaaaatgTTAGAAGGACAAAAACCCATGTAAATAGGAAGATAAAATGAACACCCAAGAGAGAATGGAAaattgcaaaaataaataaataagtaaatgattaaataaaaataaaagaataggGCTGAAAAAGCACACAGAGACTTACCAAAATCTAGCGAAGAAATTCTCCTATATACCCTAGAGCCTCAACTGTAAAAACATGCAAGGTCTGCAACACAACTTCTTTAATTCCTTTTTCCGAGCCCTAATCCATTCAAACATCCACAAATTGGACATCTGACTCCTCTCCAACCTATTACATTTGATGACTATTCATTCATTGCCTATCAGATTGCTTGATATGAGTATGATTGGATTATTTTGATAGGTGGTAGGACAAACCACACTGGTAGGTTTTGTTGGATATGCGGAAGCTTGATACCAATTTGTTGGAGTAATGAGGTCACACAATTACAAGGAAGATAAAATTGGGGAgaattaaaacttcattgtcttCTATCATTCTCTTATTCAAATATTACGTAGTCTCCTATTTACAAATACTTGaactaaacaaaataaaatctccTAAAAATAAGATATAGAAACCTTCTAGGATGACACAactcaaaaatagaaactaaataacTACTCAATAAATATTCTCCCTTGACTTTTTGCAACCATTGCCTATGAAGCATGGTCAAAACTGACCAAATCGCATGCTAACCCATCACAATCTCTTGTCCTCCATCTCAAAGGCAAACTCAAGTCACCAACCTACGGAGACAAATCTATCTCCTAGTATTTGCAGGCACTAAAAAATTTGTCTAATCAGCTTGCCTTATGCAGTGCCACTCCCATTGAAGAAGATCTAGTTATCCTTGCCATGAACAAACTTGGAAACGAGTGTAAAGAAGTATTTGGTGTCATTCACGACCAAGGAACTCCCATCTCCTATGAAGAACTTCATGATCAACTAGCTGATAATGAAGAATTTCTAAAAAGCAATACCACCCACCTTGAACCCATTCCCATCATAGCCAATCTCACCCAAAATCTAAAGTTGAACTCACAAGGCTAAAACCCAAAATTTCCCCACTCCTTCTCAATGACAGATCTGAAGCAGTTTGGGATGAAATGGAGAAGTTTCATAGAAGACTATCGATGTGGAAAAAACAATACATCTCAAAAGGGGGACGACTTATTTTGATTAGAAGTACTTTGTCGAGCTTGCCAATCTACTTCATGTCCTTGTTTGTAATCCCTAAAAGGGTTAGAATGAGACTAGAAACgattcaaagggacttcctttAGGGAGGTGGAAATTTGGGAAAGAAGCCTTATTTAGTTAGTTGGACTACTATTTGCACGGATAAAAAAGGTGGACTTGGTATTAGAAGCCTCTCTTTGCTTAATCGGGCCCTCCTTGAAAGTGGAGTTGGAGATATGTTTCTAAAGGGGAAGTCTTGCGGAAGCAAATTAAAGAGGGGAAATATGGGAAGGAAGGAGCAAGCAAGCACCCTTTGTGAAGTTGGAGGTGGTTATGGGGTTGGTGTTTGGAAAGCTATAAGGAAGGGATGGAATCTATTCTTTAGTAAAACCTCTTTTGAAGTGAGTAATGGTAGAAGGGTTAAGTTTTGGACCATTAGATGGTGTGTGGAGGAGCCTTTGTGTACCTCTATTCCCTCTTTGTATGCTTTGGCTTTATCAAAGGAAGCTTAGGCGGTGGATTTGTTGGAAGACTTAGGAGGGGGAGGACTTTGGTCCCGCATTCCACAAGGAATgtgaatgattgggagttggaagttgttgaaaatttcttttcaacATTGCGAGTAAAGACGATTAGAAGAGAAGTTAATGACAAGGTGATTTGGAAAGATGGAGAAAAGGATTGTTTTCTGTCAAATGCAGCTTTCGAGGAGGAGAGCACAGTCCTTTTCCCAAAAAACATCATCTAGAACCCATGGGTCCCCTCTAAGGTTagcttttttgcatgggaagcaaGTTGGGGAAAAGTATTGACTTAAGACAATCTTCAAAAGAGAGGGCAGGCTCTAGTGAACAGATGCTACATGTGCAAGCTGGAGGGAAAATCCATTGATCACATGCTACTTCACTACTCCAAAGCAAGGATTCTTTGGCACCTTTTATTCTCCTTATTTAGAATAGATCAGGCAATCTCCTCCTTGGTCAAAGACACCCTTTTAAACTAGCATGACTcctttgtagggaagaaaaggaaaaaggtgtaGAAAGCCGCCCTTCTGTGCATTTTCTGGACAATTTGAAGTGAACATAATCAAAGAGCCTTTGAAGATACGGAACAAATGatcaaaagttaaaactttCTTTCCCTTGTAATCTTTCTGCTTGGGTAAGCTTGTATATAAGTGAAGCTTCATTgcctttgtttgattttatagaGTGGGTAGGGTCCTATTGAGCGTATTAGGTGTTTTTTGTATTCTTCTTCCGAGACCGTCCTTTTGGTGCTCCTTGTATATGTCATATGTACTCTAGTGTATCTTAATTTTTCCTAATATATACTTATctatctttacctatcaaaaaaaaaattctttttaatcacATTATTtggaatatttaataatttttgaaaaaaaataagaattctAATAAGTTATTGCACATGTTAAGCTTCTTTTTTCATGGTTTTATTCAGTTTTTAGGGCTTTTCAAAGcttataaataaaactaattactGTAAAACGGGATtaataatgaataataaaaaattaaaaaaaaattgcacacCTTACAACTTTCAATTATGAGACTTCATTGCTATTTTAAGgttatctttctttctttttttcttttttttttttcctatcttttatttttaccttttaccCAGCTACTATAATTGTATTCTTGTTTCCTTCCTTAAATCCTAAAAATTtgaaaccctagcccaccttaTTTGATTGTAGATAATCATCTTAGAATTATCCTACCATCAAAATGTCCTaaggttgtcctacatcaaagTGTTCCCAACAGCTAAGATCAGTCAATACAAATCACTTGGCTAAGAAATCTGCCTCTTGATTTGGCAATTTATAGAGCAAGGTTGAGAAGCATTGAACCCTGAAGTTAGTCTTATTAGAAATTTCTTTAATCAACCAAACAACATCTATgaggaagatttttttttttttttccttttgtatgAAAAACAAACATTATATTGCCATAAAAATAGTAAGCACTAAATACAaacaaggataaaaaattattttcccatTACATAATCTGATGTATGAATTtgatcaaaagaaagaaaatttgcaCTACTCAGGAAAAGCGAAAGCAATTGCACAACTAAAATGGTCATAAGAGGAAGGACTTTAAATATACACATTTAACCTTGAACTCTTTCAAAGTTTAAAGTTCAAGAACCTCATAAGAAACCATCCTAAAAGATAACTTCCATTCTATTGCTTACATAACAATAGTTGATATACACAATGATAAAATCAAATCGACAAATCACATTTCCAGATATTTCATTCCATTACCAATAGATTGTCCAAAATTAGTTgacaaatgcaaaaaaaaaaccttattctAAAGATTTATGACAGAAGAGGTCATTTAGGATCCCACCATCAATATGCATCATAGTTTAGAGTTTTACTTTGAAGCAAAAGTGATCCTAGAAAATATTATCTCACAACTATAAACAGGAAGTAAATTTAAAATGCAAGTTATGCACAGCATTTTGATTGTTCCAACAATTTTGAAAAGGTCAAACTATAGCTAATCTAGTCCCTGAAATTCTAACTTTGATCAGCCAAATGACAAAGCAAAGGACAGAGCAAAAATATTTACCTATGTGTTATTATGATAAGAATAATATGTACaacaatcaaaacaataaaacagTCATTACAGAACCAACAAGTTTATAGGAATTGTAAcaaattacaaaacaattttaataagcAATTTCCTTGAAAATGATGCACAATAAACCACATAGATCAGAGCAAATGCATACCAGGAATAATGGCAATGACTGATGAAAGCACTAATCTGTAAATTTGAAGATTTCCAATGAAACTTTCCTCATAAAGATAGTAGCAATATGCAAAAGATCAAAATTGCTCCCATAAAGCGACACCAAATTCATTCTGCTTAAACAGGCCACGAAACCAACTGGCCTCAAGATTCCTGAGTATAAACCTTATGCAGCTGCAGGTCTTTCAGGGGTTTCCCCAATATAGATATGATACTAGTTTCTCATGATTAGCATGACCAGCAATTCTTACCAGGCACAGACCTTTTCACCGAGCTTATGGGTTTTATGTTTAGTCAGAGCTTCAAATTAGATTTTACAAGTGGAGGCCTTTTTCTTGATTGATTTCCCAGTCTTTTCCATCTCATCATACTGCTTTTCCCATGATGTAATCTCACATCTGTCTTGCCTTGCCTCATCCACCCTTCTCTCTCACCACTATCGCCTTCTACTGGATCCTTCaaaagcttcttaagctttggATCATCCAAAAATCCTTTTGATCTCATCTCAGCATACAATTCTCTTGCCTTAACTAACCAGCCAAATTTTGTCAAGCCTTCTATCAGTACCTTGTAATGTTCAGAACCAGGCACTACATCAAACTGTTTCATTTCTACCCAAATCTTCAATGCATTCTCAGGTTGATCTAACTTGAATAAGTTATCGAGAATAAGAAGAAACGTATCACCATTAGGACCAAAACCAGCTGTTCTCAAATTTTTAAGCACTTCAAAAGTTTCTTCGTAGCTAGCACCCTCAAGAAATGCATGGTAAGTTTCAGTAGTTGGACCTAGATTTTCCCCTATCATAGCAGCCAATATAGTTCTTGCCTCTTCTAGTTTTTTTGCTTTACATAGAGGACGTATCATGCAGTTGTAAGAGGCAGAATCCAGTTGCAAGCCCATCTCTTTGATTTTTCCCAGGATTTTGAGAGCTTCCGTCAAGCAATTTTCATGAGTTAGTACATATATCAAAGAATTGTAAACCTCCAGGCCAGGGATCCAACCCCTTTTTTTCATATCATCAAACAATCTCAGTGAGTCAAAAAGATTTCCAAATTTTGAGAAGCAGGAAATCATAAGAGTATAAGTAGTTGCATTAGGAACAATACAGCATTTTGACATTTCTCTCCAAATTCTCTTGGCTTCAAATATATCAAGAGATACATTAGACCATCCATTAAGAATTATATTGAAGCCCTCAGTCTCCAAAGGAAAGAGCTTCTTATTTTGAAACATGAGCTCTTCAGCATCTTCAACATTCCCATGTTTACATAGAGCAGTCAGCAGTGTGTAGAATGCTTCCTGATCTGGAGATAGTCTGAACTTCTCCATAATGTGGAATGTTTTAATGGCTTTGCATGGATCATTTGCAGCAGTATATCTGTTAAAAAcacaaatagaagaaaataacatAATCTCACTCAATATTTATGGGgtgtgaaataaataaataaaaataaaaataaatgtgaaatttGAATAAATCCTGCCAATTTAATTATCAGAAAAGACAAATGCCCTTTTTCTAGTTGGCAAAATTGAAGAAATCATTTACTTTCCTTTtcgaaagagaaaataaaatagaagtgTGTTTTGAACTCAAAAAGATCAGTTTGATTTGGATTGTAAAAGTACTTCTATATGAGAGAAAAGACAAGAAGCCTTTTTTTCCAAACAAAAAACGACaagcaaaaagggaaaaaaggggTTTATCAAAATATCACTGCATAACCATAAAAAATGCTTAAACACTATTACCACCCATACAGCAGCATCTGCAACTGATAAGCTaagacaaaaatatttatttcttagtttttaataaagTGATCTTTTTAGCAAAACAATTTAGCAGACTTGGTTTTTGCTTTCACTTTGGAGCAAATCAGAACAACATAAAGCAAATATATCGCCATTTTCTTATCCAACTAAACTACAcaataaataagtgaaatttCACTTTTCTATTGCAAAATTCAGAGCTCAAAAAATATAATGTACTAAAGAAGGTGATTCCACAATGAGATCCCAAACCAAAGTGTGACAATGTTCATTTTCACtccaaaaaaaacacaaaaaaaaaaaaagaatgaaactGTAAGAGACGACATAACACTGGATTGAGAGAAAcaactatcaatttttttacatGCAACAATCATacaaagtttcaaatttttttaaaaaaaaatggggatgTCATTAAATCATTCCATTTCATTATTCACTCATATTGCTAATTGGTTGATTTAACAACTGcatttacttccttcaaaatttatcccaaatagaatatatatatattttttttcaataactaaaacttatctttatttcattttattatctTATGGGGGCTTCTATACTCTTCATTTAGACCTTTTTCCTATTTCAAGAGAATTGAAAGACAAGTGGTCTCACTCACTATTCATGGCAGGCCCTTAATTAGGCATCAATTTATAGAGGATTAGCATCATTTTAGAgtgtcaaaaaataatatcaaacttTGATGTACCATACTTAATTCTATAGAACCACAAACAGAATGGATAAGGCTTCCTAggtgaaataattaaaaattcaagaGAGGGGAGTGGGGCGCAGAAGTGGGAAAAGGTGCAGcaggatgaaaatatttttaaaaatgtaacttatttttcccttttttgatccaaaaaatattacaatatattttattttaaataaggaGACTAATCACTTAAAATTATATCTATGACCTTTTGTTGAATAATAAGACATTTTATTTTGCAAAAGTAAAATGCCATATAAATTAACGAATTGTCTTGTATGGCAAAAGCCTTTTAGGGTGCCCAATTGATTAGGGCAAATGCCAGGATGTGTGGTAGAGGCACATAGTCTTAGATTCAAATTGTGCTACTAGTTGAATGCCTTGGATTACCTAGTGCTTATTATGGCAAGCACAATCAATACACCAAGGTTTGAGCCCCCATGAAAAGTCCGAAGGGCTTAGCCATGGAAGTTTCCTCGATCATCAAAAAGATATGTCGTGTAAGCCAGTAATCAATGAATAGATGTTACCTACAAAATCCCTTCTATGAAGCCTAAAATCATAATTGTTCTCTCTCAACCCTCTCAAGGAACTCCATTCTTTTCAAATACCTTGACCCTAAGTTTCAGCACCTTACAAGTAACTTTACCaatcattttttactttttgtaaaGATTTCCTTTTCTATGTGGTGCCTTTTGTTTCTTAAATCTATTGGATAATAATGTTGCACAAAGGGGGTTGCAATGACCAAGCCCGAGCGATTGTTTACCAAAAACATTGGTCTCTACAAAGTCGTAAGACCATGTAGTAAAATACCAATTTTCCTATTGCAACCTAATTTTACCTTCATAgatttctcaagatattttctCATGAAGTTTTGTTATGGCGGGAAGGTTGGCTAGAGATTTCTTATAAAAACATTAGTCCCGCCCAATTTATAATgagaatatttcaattttttagggGTGATTCTTATAGTGCTATTCAAGGAGTCAATAAGCTAATTCTTGTGTATGTCTATTTGTCAAGTTGTCTACCTAAACAGGAGGTTGTTATAGATGCTATAACAAATGATAATGTTGGTTTTTGGTTTAGGAGttgggttttttattttcttgagaaaCTAACGAGGCTTAGTGTTTATGTCATAATTGTTAAATGCATGCTTCAAGGCACCTAGGCTCAAGGAGCAAACACTCCCTAGCTATAGCCCCTCGCCTACCAACACATGCACATTGTTGGAGAGGCACACCTCATGtgtattcttcttttttttaatattttattcttgaaatttctaattgtagattgaaattttatataattgtgTTAGTTTATTGTGCATACTTATTTTAAATACTTGAAATCTTAAATCTTTTGTTCCTCAGATTGAATTTTGAGTcacattttataaaatcaacaTGTATCATATGTTGCGCCTCACTTCGCTTAGGTGTGCATGTAGAGTTGCACCTTACACCTAAGCTTTAGGACACTTTTGCACCTTAAGTGTGCTTTGCGCCTTTTCAAAACAatgtttattttccatttttaatttggtttctagaaacacacacacacacatagatatatatatatatatatatatatatatatatacagatCATAGCTGTGAAAGGCGCACCTAGGCTCCAGGTGGCACAACGCCATGCTCCAAAGCCTCACTTGACTGTAGGCGCCACCCCttcacacacatacacacacacacacacacatagatatatatatatatatatatatatagatcatAACTGTGAAAGGCGTACCTAGGCTCCAGGCAGCACGATGCCATGCTCCGAAGCCTCACTTGACTATAGGCACCACCCCTTCACAAAGGTGTTGATTCGGCATGCAAGGCGCTCGCCCCCAGCAAGGTATGACACCCCCAATAGGTGCGCCTCCTtcctcattcttcttcttcttctagttttcttcttcttctccaacaATGAGTTGCAGTGGAGAACATGATCAAACCTaagccttttttctttcttttttttttatttgttgagaccaaaacgacatcgtttttcccttttattttttatttttttaaaaaggaccaaaacgacgtcgttttggaccctgttattttaaaagaaacGGGCCAAAACAACATCATTTTGGAGCCcattctttttttgaaaaaaaggatCAAAATGACGTCGTTTTGGACCTTTTCTTCACTTCCAGCCCCTAGATTGCTCATTCTGAAGCCaacaaaacccaaaaacaaGCCCTAGCTCAGCCTCTACCTCTCATGTGCCTGTGAAGAACAGAAGAAGACGAAGAGGAGgaggaaaaataaaggaaaatttatGGGGCCTTGGTATATGTGCttaggacaaataaatgattactaaattatattatattatataaaattatatatgtaagATAGGGGGCGCCTCATTTCACTAAAGCTCCCGCCTTAGGCTCTAGGAGGACTTTGCACCTTAgtgcgccttgagccttttaaaactatgttgTAGATAtacatagtttaaaaaaaatggtatttttcaGCATTACTATGTTGacacatgcacacacacatatattagCTCATGATTGCAAATATACGtagtttaaagaaaaaaaaaaaagaaatatttttcagCATTACTATGTtgacacatacacacacacatatattagCTCATGATTGCAAATATAAGtagtttaaagaaaaaatatatatatatttttcagcATTACTATGttgacacacacacacacatatattagCTCATGATTGCAGATATACGtagtttaaagaaaaaaaaaaagtatttttcaacaTTACTATGttgacacacacacacacatatattagCTCATGATTGCAGATATACGtagtttaaagaaaaaaaaaagtatttttcagcATTACTATGttgacacacacacacacatatattagCTCATGATTGCAGATATACGTAGTTTAAAACAATAAAGTATTTGTCAACATTACCATGAAATCAACtttacaataaaagaaaattgcaagaaaaggaaaataaaatacaaatttgaaTCTTTTATAGCTTTGTTAACTTTCTTAGATGAGGAGTGAAGAGTTTGAAagtgtataaattttttaattaatgttattatat from Vitis vinifera cultivar Pinot Noir 40024 chromosome 9, ASM3070453v1 includes these protein-coding regions:
- the LOC100250190 gene encoding pentatricopeptide repeat-containing protein At1g80880, mitochondrial, with protein sequence MALFTLSKKLPFPRINPQFFLTLLLRPVSSHSLQTLSLTFPRTPLDKPRFSVLRHLSTQTLYDPFDLIRCKDDVCDPLESGLPELLKRLEGLSSEAEVMAVLDGSGVEPNQELVYWAIWGLREDWRLAYWVFNWGEKWGCNSERTRGLVIWILGNCKKFGVAWCLIRELHRSSVDTRRAMLIMIDRYTAANDPCKAIKTFHIMEKFRLSPDQEAFYTLLTALCKHGNVEDAEELMFQNKKLFPLETEGFNIILNGWSNVSLDIFEAKRIWREMSKCCIVPNATTYTLMISCFSKFGNLFDSLRLFDDMKKRGWIPGLEVYNSLIYVLTHENCLTEALKILGKIKEMGLQLDSASYNCMIRPLCKAKKLEEARTILAAMIGENLGPTTETYHAFLEGASYEETFEVLKNLRTAGFGPNGDTFLLILDNLFKLDQPENALKIWVEMKQFDVVPGSEHYKVLIEGLTKFGWLVKARELYAEMRSKGFLDDPKLKKLLKDPVEGDSGEREGWMRQGKTDVRLHHGKSSMMRWKRLGNQSRKRPPLVKSNLKL